CTACGTTGTGGAATGTATTGTACTGAAAAATCAACCGCTGCTTTCAAGACATCATCTGGCAAGATAACATTGTGGTGTTTTTCATAAAGATCACGAATACCTTGAAGAATCTTGAAGGTATCTTCAGGAGAAGGAGCATTGACCTTAACTTCGTTGAAACGACGAGCAAGGGCAGGATTCTTCAAGATAGTGTTACGGTATTCATCTTGAGTTGTTGCACCAATCACTGTTATTTCACCACGTGAAAGAGCAGGTTTCAAGATATCAGCCAGACCTTTAGAACCTTGACCATCGCCAGTGCTTCCGGCACCAAGAATTTGATGAATTTCATCGAAGAAGAGGATAATGTTTCCAGCTTCTTTGACTTCATTTATCAAGTTTTGAATGTTTTCTTCAAAGCTACCACGGTATTGAGTACCAGCTTCAAGTGCAGAAATATCAATTGAGATGATTTCTTTGTCCTTGATAGCAGCTGGGACATCACCATTAACGATGGCTTGTGCCAAACCTTCAACTACAGCTGTTTTACCAACCCCAGCATCACCGACAAGGACTGGGTTATTCTTAGTACGACGAGCCAAGATTTCGCTAGTTTCTTGGATTTCTTTGTTACGTCCGATAACAGGATCCAATTTACCTTCACGAGCTTCTTGAGTCAAGTTACGACCAATTTTAGCAAGAATACCATCTTGTTTAGGTCCGTTACCCTGTTGTTGCGTTGGGTTCACTGCTTCACCTTGATTACCAGGCAATTTACCTGTTTGACGGTAAATTGCAAATTCTTCAGGTGACACTTCACGACCGTTAATCATGTAGCGACGGCTTTCTGAACGGAAACCACCCATGTTACCCATCAATTGATTGAAAAGATCATCCATATTATTAAAGTTGTTGTTCATATAATCACCTCATACTGTGTTTTCTTGTGATTTTTTAAGTGTTATTTTTTAGTTAATGTGTAAAAATTGACTTTTACTGACCAAAACCCTAAAAATTTTCAGAGCCTCAACTACTCTTCTAATAATTTTCGGTTTTGCTCTTGGTAGAAGGCTGAGAACTTTCACAGTCTTGAATTAATTTAATTATCATTCAGCATAAGAGCCACCTTCTTTCTGTGAATCTCTCAAAATAGCTAACTTACAAGTTTCTTTCTGAAATATGCTTGTAGCTTAAGGAAACTCTTTTCCTTAAGCTTTATCATATACCTTTCATATGCTTGGGTCAAGAATTTAGCTTTGACTTTTACTGAACTTTTTAATGAAAATTTAAGCAGACAAGCTGCAATCTTTTCATATCGGTATATGGACTGTTTTGACAGCCTTCATAAGGATTTCATTTCCTTATGTTTATATTGTACAACATTGGTCAGTATTGGTCAATGTATTTTTGACTTTTTTGACCTTTATTGTAATTTTTTTGCAGGTAAGCTATAATTACCTTTTTACAAGTATTTAAGCTAGTCCTGCAATCTTATAAGGAAGCTAAATCCTTATGGAATCATAATACACCATTAGTCAGCAAAGGTCGATAGTTTTGTTTGATCTTATTTGACCTTTTGGAAAATAATTTACAGAAAGTAAAAAAGCCTACCAGAGGTAGACCTTTTATAAAACTATTTTACTCTAATCGGTATGCGTCCGAAGTTTTGTTCAGAAAGTTCGGGGTTGCCTAATTGATAAATATTATCCGCTTGTTGTGTAAGTATATCCCAAGGTTCTCGTCCAATCCGAACCACTGTATCCACAAACTTCTTCACAGATTTGAGATGAGACTGCCCTTTTTGAGAAAATCCAAGCACATGAATAGATTTAGGCAAAGAATTATCCACAGCTCCGACTAGGATATAGGTCAAAATACGACGTACCCGTGCTTTTGTATAGCGTTTGGTTGCTACCTTATCCACCAGTTCTTCAACAGAAGAAACCTCACGAATAGCAGCTTTTAAACGACTGGCAATCTCTTCATTCACCTGGAAAACACTGGTCAAATCAGGGTTTGTAAGAATCTGATAAACCAGCAATTGGAAATAATTATCCCAAGAGACCTGTGGAGAAGTTTGAAAAAGTTTGCTATTGGGCATGAACTTATCCACAAAATCACTATCTTCTTTGTGGAGACGTAGACTGGTCGCCGAGGCGAAAGATACTTCCTTGTCTAAGGAATGATAGCCAGCCCCTTGTCTCTGGATAGGATTCAACGTAATGCCCTTACCCGCACAAGCTTTGGCATAGGCTAATCCTAGGATATGGTTGGGTGTATTGCCAGTAAAATCCACACCAGCAAACTTTTCCCACATTTTTTGCGTCTTTTGTGGATAAGACAAGTCACTCGGTAAACTTTCCACAAAGGCTTCCATTTCCTCTGACTTTTCAGAATAGACATCTGCTATAGTCTGATAGTCTAGGACTTCTTCCGTGCCAAAAGTAAGACTATCAATTCCCAGTCGAGACAAGATATCGACAGCCCCAGATGCAAAATAATCGGCAGACTGGACTGCCGTAAAGAAGGGCAACTCAACCACGAGATCTGCTCCATTTTCCAAAGCCATCTGAGCTCTAATCCACTTATCCACAATAGCTGGCTCACCTCGCTGAACAAAGTTCCCAGACATGGCAACAATTTTTATTCCTTCAGCATGATCCAAGAGATACTTGTGGCCGTTATGAAAAGGATTGAACTCAGCAATAATACCTGTAACTGTCATAGGCTCTTACTTTTGGGCGACAAAGAACCAACGTGCACTAGTTTCAGTCGGTTCCTTATCCTCGAAATCGGCGTAAAGCTTGAAAGATTTGAAGCCAGCCTGCTCTAGCAAGATATCATAAGTCAAGACCTCATAGGTACGCTCCTCGTGCACCTCATCATGACGGCTAAAGCTTCCATCTTCCTCTTGGAGAAAGAAGGTCAATTCATGAACTACAGAATGCGGAGCCGCATCCTCATAAGTATCCCAGAGCATAGCAAAATCCTCAGCATTTTCATGGTAAGAATATCCAGGGAAAACTTCATCAGTTTGATAGGTTGAGTGTACATCAAATATAAAGACGCCATCCTCATTGAGTGCATTGTAAACCTCTTTGAAGACGTCTCCAACCTCTACTTCATCCTGCATATAGCAGATTGAATCTGAGTAGCAGGTCACAAAATCATACTTGCCAGCTTGCGATAAATCCAACATATTGCCTTCAATAAAATCAATTTTCTGCTTGGCAGAAGACGCACGCTTCTGAGCAATTTTCAACATATCAGCACTCAAATCAAGTCCAGTGACATCAAAACCAGCTTGAGAAAAACGTACAGATTGAATCCCTGTTCCACAAGCCAATTCAAGCAATTTCTTTTTGTCCATAGTCTTTGGCAAATGACGGAGGGAAAAATCCGTCCACAAATCGTAAAGACTGTCATCCATAACAGCGTCGTAGACCGCCGCAAAAGTTTCATAAGTAGCCATAATCATGATACCAAGTCCGTCTGTAATTGGAATGAAAATTAGAAGCTTTGACTTGGAATCCTGATCCAAGCCAAAGCTATCTATTTTCCGACGATTACAGGACGGGTTCAAATCCTTTCTAGGATACAAAGAGCGTTAAAAGCAGAGAGAAAATAGGAAACTTTCTGCCGTATCACTAGATACAAAGGAAGTTTTTCTTTTTCTCATAGCTT
This region of Streptococcus thermophilus genomic DNA includes:
- a CDS encoding nucleotidyltransferase, with the translated sequence MTVTGIIAEFNPFHNGHKYLLDHAEGIKIVAMSGNFVQRGEPAIVDKWIRAQMALENGADLVVELPFFTAVQSADYFASGAVDILSRLGIDSLTFGTEEVLDYQTIADVYSEKSEEMEAFVESLPSDLSYPQKTQKMWEKFAGVDFTGNTPNHILGLAYAKACAGKGITLNPIQRQGAGYHSLDKEVSFASATSLRLHKEDSDFVDKFMPNSKLFQTSPQVSWDNYFQLLVYQILTNPDLTSVFQVNEEIASRLKAAIREVSSVEELVDKVATKRYTKARVRRILTYILVGAVDNSLPKSIHVLGFSQKGQSHLKSVKKFVDTVVRIGREPWDILTQQADNIYQLGNPELSEQNFGRIPIRVK
- a CDS encoding class I SAM-dependent DNA methyltransferase codes for the protein MATYETFAAVYDAVMDDSLYDLWTDFSLRHLPKTMDKKKLLELACGTGIQSVRFSQAGFDVTGLDLSADMLKIAQKRASSAKQKIDFIEGNMLDLSQAGKYDFVTCYSDSICYMQDEVEVGDVFKEVYNALNEDGVFIFDVHSTYQTDEVFPGYSYHENAEDFAMLWDTYEDAAPHSVVHELTFFLQEEDGSFSRHDEVHEERTYEVLTYDILLEQAGFKSFKLYADFEDKEPTETSARWFFVAQK